A single region of the Agromyces sp. Leaf222 genome encodes:
- a CDS encoding MarR family winged helix-turn-helix transcriptional regulator: MAKRTPSAQELHRRAVATYVKAGGEESVQRVITAVQSLTKKLDQWYVRQLVDLDVTAGEWAVVTSLAKAGESLTPSQLAELTNVAPSSMTHRIDKLVERGLVERTPDSENRTRIFVSLTDAGWQLFSVAIRGSDVVESDVLQDLSDDERGELARLLEVVIARLDDVDA; encoded by the coding sequence ATGGCGAAACGCACCCCGAGCGCGCAGGAGCTCCACCGACGCGCCGTCGCGACCTATGTCAAGGCGGGCGGCGAGGAGTCGGTGCAGCGCGTGATCACGGCCGTGCAGAGCCTCACCAAGAAGCTCGACCAGTGGTACGTCAGGCAGCTCGTCGACCTCGATGTCACCGCGGGCGAGTGGGCCGTGGTCACCTCGCTCGCGAAGGCTGGCGAGTCACTCACCCCCAGTCAGCTCGCCGAGCTGACGAACGTCGCACCCTCGTCGATGACGCACCGCATCGACAAGCTCGTCGAACGCGGGCTCGTCGAGCGCACGCCCGACTCCGAGAACCGCACTCGCATCTTCGTGAGCCTGACGGATGCCGGTTGGCAGCTGTTCAGCGTCGCCATCCGGGGTTCCGACGTCGTCGAGTCCGACGTGCTGCAGGACCTCAGCGACGATGAGCGCGGCGAGCTCGCCCGGCTGCTCGAGGTCGTCATCGCCCGGCTCGACGACGTGGACGCGTAG
- a CDS encoding DUF2510 domain-containing protein, which translates to MTNELAQPASAAPAGWYPDPHGAPMRRWWDGYTWTDHVAPTERPYGEHLPAAHVPDGTPVDTLWIWLAVLLPLVSLAPILLVDVDQLAATNIQTGSPFGDLWYNIAALLGWPLYGLTVWFAYLDFAALGRLAYGRRFHWAWSFIGSLVYVIGRFVVVRRQSGRGPASLWAAIAVVVCSTAVSSWLFVRLVEAMFSATMTAVGQF; encoded by the coding sequence ATGACGAACGAACTCGCCCAGCCCGCATCCGCCGCACCTGCAGGCTGGTACCCCGACCCGCATGGTGCGCCGATGCGCCGCTGGTGGGACGGCTACACCTGGACCGATCACGTCGCACCGACCGAGCGGCCCTACGGCGAGCACCTCCCGGCTGCGCACGTGCCCGACGGCACGCCCGTGGACACCCTCTGGATCTGGCTCGCCGTCCTTCTGCCCCTGGTCAGCTTGGCGCCGATCCTGCTCGTCGATGTCGATCAGCTCGCTGCGACGAACATTCAGACCGGCTCCCCGTTCGGCGACCTCTGGTACAACATCGCCGCGCTCCTCGGATGGCCGCTCTACGGCCTGACCGTCTGGTTCGCCTACCTCGACTTCGCTGCCCTCGGCCGTCTCGCCTACGGCCGGCGCTTCCACTGGGCGTGGTCGTTCATCGGGTCTCTCGTCTACGTCATCGGGCGCTTCGTCGTCGTCCGGCGCCAGTCTGGTCGGGGCCCGGCCTCACTCTGGGCGGCGATCGCCGTCGTGGTCTGCTCGACAGCTGTATCCAGCTGGCTCTTCGTCCGCCTCGTCGAGGCGATGTTCAGTGCCACGATGACCGCCGTCGGACAATTCTGA
- a CDS encoding zinc-dependent alcohol dehydrogenase family protein — protein sequence MLATVIHAARDIRVETVPDPVLSTGGDAIVRVVAACVCGSDLWPYRGVTPTDQPHRIGHEFVGVVEAVGDDVTLVDVGDFVIAPFYVCDNTCVNCRNGVSTSCLNGGWWGSDDRLGGFADAGQGERVRVPLADGTLVPVREEVTADMVPGLLTLSDVMGTGHHAAVSAGVQPGDSVVVVGDGAVGLCAVIAAKRLGATTIIAMSRHADRQALATAFGATHIVAERGDDGVAAVKELTGGIGADRVLECVGTKESMDQAIRSARPGGMVGYVGVPNGGPELPVRPLFNRNVGVNGGVAPVRGYIEELLPDVLSGAIEPGRVFDLKLPLAEAAEAYAAMDERRAIKVMLQP from the coding sequence ATGCTCGCCACCGTGATCCACGCCGCCCGCGACATCCGCGTCGAGACCGTGCCAGACCCCGTGCTCTCCACCGGAGGTGACGCGATCGTGCGCGTCGTGGCCGCGTGCGTCTGCGGGTCCGACCTCTGGCCGTACCGTGGGGTCACCCCCACCGATCAGCCGCACCGCATCGGCCACGAGTTCGTGGGCGTCGTCGAGGCCGTCGGCGACGACGTGACGCTCGTCGACGTCGGCGACTTCGTGATCGCGCCGTTCTACGTGTGCGACAACACGTGCGTCAACTGCCGCAACGGCGTCAGCACCTCGTGCCTGAACGGCGGCTGGTGGGGCAGCGACGACCGCCTCGGCGGATTCGCGGATGCCGGCCAGGGCGAACGCGTGCGCGTGCCGCTCGCCGACGGCACGCTGGTTCCGGTCCGCGAAGAGGTCACCGCCGACATGGTGCCCGGACTCCTCACCCTCAGCGATGTGATGGGCACAGGGCACCACGCGGCCGTCTCGGCCGGGGTGCAGCCGGGCGACTCCGTGGTCGTCGTCGGCGACGGCGCGGTCGGGCTCTGCGCGGTCATCGCCGCGAAGCGCCTCGGGGCCACGACGATCATCGCGATGTCGCGTCACGCCGATCGGCAGGCGCTCGCGACGGCCTTCGGCGCCACCCACATCGTCGCCGAGCGCGGCGACGACGGCGTCGCGGCGGTCAAGGAGCTCACCGGCGGCATCGGCGCCGACCGCGTGCTCGAGTGCGTGGGTACCAAGGAGTCGATGGACCAGGCGATCCGCTCGGCCCGCCCCGGCGGCATGGTCGGCTACGTCGGTGTGCCGAACGGCGGCCCCGAGCTGCCCGTGCGGCCGCTCTTCAACCGCAACGTCGGCGTCAACGGCGGCGTCGCCCCCGTGCGCGGCTACATCGAGGAGCTCCTGCCCGACGTGCTCTCGGGCGCGATCGAGCCCGGACGGGTCTTCGACCTGAAGCTCCCGCTCGCCGAGGCGGCCGAAGCCTACGCCGCCATGGACGAGCGCCGCGCGATCAAGGTCATGCTGCAGCCGTAG
- a CDS encoding carboxylesterase/lipase family protein: MLVGGGVRADGLVVETDLGAARGVRERGILAWRGIPYAAPPVGPRRFLAPMPAEGWGDVRDASAFGPVAPQNRHGQFIGAASHLPRSEDCLSLNVITPDGAAGRPSGGGLPVMVFVHGGAYSVGSSREYPRQGERLVRRHGVIYVSLNYRLGALGWLDFRAYAGPRHPFDVNLGLRDQVAALEWVRRNIAAFGGDPDRVTLFGESAGANSVTTLMAVPSTEGLFARAIAQSSPANAVYLPEMAAKWAGEYVAILSRLVDDDDLESEGAEDAAAMLRAADPSVLARATTELTVRTPDENPGTISLAPVIDGDFLPVRPLDAFRDGTAHRIPLVIGTNDREGSLFEGRIDILPTTKPRIRAIFANTRKKSRKAIKRQYPDLPERRPAADFGGDFTFWFPSIKAGERHSRYAPTWFYRFDAAPRTARLLGLDATHGLELFALFEKFDTPVGTALTLLGGRRMFRSAGRRMQAHWAAFAASGAPLESWPRYDERMRRTLVFDAADRVEADPRREKRLAWQEFVPHV; encoded by the coding sequence ATGCTCGTGGGGGGTGGCGTCCGTGCCGACGGCCTGGTCGTCGAGACCGATCTCGGCGCCGCGCGCGGGGTGCGCGAGCGCGGCATCCTGGCCTGGCGCGGCATCCCGTATGCGGCGCCGCCGGTCGGCCCGCGACGGTTCCTCGCGCCGATGCCCGCCGAAGGGTGGGGCGACGTTCGCGACGCGTCCGCCTTCGGTCCCGTCGCGCCGCAGAACCGCCACGGCCAGTTCATCGGCGCCGCCTCGCACCTCCCCCGCAGCGAGGACTGCCTGAGCCTCAACGTCATCACCCCCGATGGGGCAGCCGGTCGGCCGTCCGGCGGCGGCCTCCCCGTGATGGTCTTCGTGCACGGCGGCGCCTACAGCGTCGGCTCCTCGCGGGAGTATCCGCGTCAGGGCGAGCGGCTCGTGCGCAGGCACGGCGTGATCTACGTGAGCCTGAACTATCGGCTCGGGGCGCTCGGCTGGCTGGACTTCCGCGCCTACGCCGGCCCGCGGCATCCGTTCGACGTGAACCTGGGGCTGCGCGACCAGGTCGCCGCGCTCGAGTGGGTGCGGCGCAACATCGCGGCGTTCGGCGGCGACCCCGACCGGGTCACGCTCTTCGGGGAGTCGGCGGGCGCCAACTCGGTGACGACGCTGATGGCGGTGCCGAGCACCGAGGGCCTCTTCGCCCGGGCGATCGCCCAGAGTTCTCCGGCGAACGCCGTGTACCTGCCCGAGATGGCGGCGAAGTGGGCCGGCGAGTACGTGGCGATCCTCAGCCGGCTCGTCGACGACGACGACCTCGAGAGCGAGGGCGCCGAGGATGCCGCGGCGATGCTCCGTGCCGCGGATCCGTCGGTGCTGGCCAGGGCGACGACCGAGCTGACCGTGCGCACGCCCGACGAGAACCCGGGCACGATCAGCCTCGCGCCCGTGATCGACGGGGACTTCCTGCCCGTGCGTCCGCTCGACGCGTTCCGCGACGGCACCGCGCACCGGATACCGCTCGTCATCGGCACGAACGACCGCGAGGGGTCGCTCTTCGAGGGTCGCATCGACATCCTGCCGACCACGAAGCCGCGTATCCGGGCGATCTTCGCGAACACGCGCAAGAAGTCGCGCAAGGCGATCAAGCGGCAGTACCCCGACCTCCCCGAGCGGCGCCCCGCCGCCGACTTCGGCGGCGACTTCACGTTCTGGTTCCCGAGCATCAAGGCCGGCGAGCGGCACTCCCGGTACGCGCCCACGTGGTTCTATCGGTTCGACGCGGCGCCGCGCACCGCCCGGCTACTCGGCCTCGACGCGACCCACGGGCTCGAGCTGTTCGCGCTCTTCGAGAAGTTCGACACCCCCGTCGGCACCGCCCTCACGCTGCTCGGCGGGCGGCGCATGTTCCGCTCGGCCGGACGGCGCATGCAGGCGCACTGGGCGGCGTTCGCGGCATCCGGCGCACCGCTCGAGAGCTGGCCCCGATACGACGAGCGGATGCGGCGCACCCTCGTCTTCGACGCCGCCGACCGGGTCGAGGCCGACCCGCGCCGCGAGAAGCGACTCGCGTGGCAGGAGTTCGTGCCGCACGTGTGA
- a CDS encoding MFS transporter, giving the protein MNGIRGFWRALPTEGRWLLSTVAIQTLGRGLTLPFTIIYLHEVRGFDLGLAGALMGLIAVVGLIVTGPGGSLIDRYGARTILIIGLGAMIIGCTLLAFATNPGLAAVGLVLIGVNFGVSWPGFNALIASVVTGDLRQQYFGINFALVNLGIGIGGVIGGFYVNVEAPETFTVIFLIDAASCLIPVALLLGPLRHVRTQSEPSADEPTSGGYRQILRRPAVIWVSLLTFVAMFVGYGQMEAGFPAFARQVAEVSTRTVGFAFAINTLVIVVFQFAVLRWISGRRRTRVMWIMALVWAAAWLVLGATGLVPDTVAAAIGVIAFMGVFAFGETLLQPTVPAVYNDLASDHNRGRYNAINSAAFQGGAIVGPIAAGILLDHGLDAVFIGLMVVCCLGIGVMALALERRISAEVNGVVKPQPVVD; this is encoded by the coding sequence GTGAACGGAATCCGCGGCTTCTGGCGCGCCCTGCCGACCGAGGGCCGGTGGCTGCTCTCGACGGTCGCGATCCAGACGCTCGGGCGCGGCCTGACCCTGCCGTTCACGATCATCTACCTGCACGAGGTGCGCGGGTTCGACCTCGGGCTCGCGGGTGCGCTCATGGGGCTCATCGCGGTCGTCGGGCTCATCGTCACCGGGCCGGGCGGCAGCCTGATCGACCGCTACGGCGCCCGCACGATCCTCATCATCGGGCTCGGCGCGATGATCATCGGCTGCACGCTGCTCGCGTTCGCGACGAATCCCGGGCTGGCCGCCGTCGGCCTCGTGCTCATCGGCGTGAACTTCGGCGTCTCGTGGCCCGGGTTCAACGCGCTCATCGCGAGCGTGGTCACCGGCGACCTGCGGCAGCAGTACTTCGGCATCAACTTCGCGCTCGTGAACCTCGGCATCGGCATCGGCGGGGTCATCGGCGGCTTCTACGTGAACGTCGAGGCACCGGAGACCTTCACCGTGATCTTCCTGATCGACGCCGCGAGCTGCCTCATTCCCGTGGCGCTGCTGCTCGGGCCGCTGCGCCACGTGCGCACGCAGTCCGAGCCCTCAGCAGACGAGCCGACGAGCGGCGGCTACCGGCAGATCCTCCGGCGGCCCGCCGTGATCTGGGTGAGCCTGCTGACCTTCGTCGCGATGTTCGTCGGGTACGGGCAGATGGAGGCCGGGTTCCCCGCATTCGCCCGGCAGGTCGCCGAGGTCTCGACGCGCACGGTCGGGTTCGCGTTCGCCATCAACACCCTCGTGATCGTGGTGTTCCAGTTCGCCGTGCTGCGCTGGATCTCGGGACGGCGGCGCACCCGCGTCATGTGGATCATGGCGCTCGTGTGGGCCGCCGCTTGGCTGGTGCTCGGTGCCACCGGGCTCGTGCCCGACACCGTCGCCGCCGCGATCGGCGTCATCGCATTCATGGGCGTCTTCGCGTTCGGCGAGACGCTGCTGCAGCCGACGGTGCCCGCGGTCTACAACGACCTCGCCTCCGACCACAACCGCGGCCGCTACAACGCCATCAACTCCGCTGCGTTCCAGGGCGGGGCGATCGTCGGGCCCATCGCGGCCGGCATCCTGCTCGACCACGGGCTCGACGCCGTGTTCATCGGGCTCATGGTGGTCTGCTGCCTCGGCATCGGGGTCATGGCGCTCGCACTCGAGCGCCGCATCTCCGCCGAGGTCAACGGCGTCGTCAAGCCGCAGCCCGTGGTCGACTGA
- a CDS encoding RNA polymerase sigma factor, with the protein MGETDAAGAAGSAGDAGPTSADVATADVADADRARRALAAVWRIESARIVATLTRFVGDVGQAEDLAQEAIVEALRQWAVDGVPSNPGAWLTTVAKRRAIDGWRRRERLDERYAAMARDLDERGGAASDVFWDPDTIDDDVLRLIFVSCHPVLSREAQIALTLRIVGGLSSDEIARAFLVPTATIQQRIVRAKKTLAAANVPFEVPEPNEYPARLASVLHVLYLVFNEGYLPASGTEWVRADVSNEALRMARVVAGLMPREPEASSLVALMEFTAARFPARTAPDGSAIPLDEQDRTRWDRAQLGRGRDALAKADRLGRGRGPYGLQAAIAEQHAIAPSVDETDWAQIVVLYEALGRIAPSPVVDLNRAVAIAMSTGPVSALQVVDELAAAGRLAGYPGLPAVRGELLARIGRIDEARSELERAARMTGNDRERDSLLAKAAKL; encoded by the coding sequence ATGGGCGAGACGGATGCCGCGGGTGCGGCCGGGTCGGCGGGTGACGCCGGCCCGACGTCCGCCGACGTGGCGACCGCCGACGTGGCTGACGCCGACCGCGCCCGTCGCGCCCTCGCGGCCGTCTGGCGCATCGAGTCCGCCCGCATCGTCGCGACCCTGACCCGGTTCGTCGGCGATGTCGGCCAGGCTGAAGACCTGGCGCAGGAGGCCATCGTCGAGGCCCTGCGACAGTGGGCGGTCGACGGGGTGCCGAGCAATCCAGGGGCGTGGCTGACCACGGTCGCCAAGCGTCGGGCGATCGACGGATGGCGGCGGCGCGAGCGGCTCGACGAGCGCTACGCGGCCATGGCGCGCGACCTCGACGAGCGGGGCGGCGCGGCATCCGACGTGTTCTGGGACCCCGACACCATCGACGACGACGTGCTGCGCCTGATCTTCGTGTCGTGCCACCCGGTGCTCTCGCGGGAGGCGCAGATCGCCCTCACGTTGCGCATCGTCGGCGGCCTGTCGAGCGACGAGATCGCGCGCGCGTTCCTCGTGCCGACCGCGACCATCCAGCAGCGCATCGTGCGCGCGAAGAAGACCCTCGCGGCCGCGAACGTGCCGTTCGAGGTGCCGGAGCCCAACGAGTACCCGGCCCGGCTCGCGTCGGTGCTGCACGTGCTCTACCTCGTGTTCAACGAGGGGTACCTGCCCGCGTCGGGCACCGAGTGGGTGCGAGCGGATGTCTCGAACGAGGCCCTGCGCATGGCGAGGGTCGTCGCGGGCCTGATGCCGCGCGAGCCCGAGGCGTCGTCGCTCGTGGCCCTCATGGAGTTCACGGCGGCGCGATTCCCGGCGCGCACGGCGCCCGACGGATCGGCGATCCCCCTCGACGAGCAGGACCGCACGCGCTGGGATCGCGCGCAGCTCGGTCGCGGGCGCGACGCGCTGGCCAAGGCGGATCGCCTCGGCCGGGGTCGCGGCCCCTACGGGCTGCAGGCCGCCATCGCCGAGCAGCACGCGATCGCGCCGTCGGTCGACGAGACCGACTGGGCGCAGATCGTGGTGCTCTACGAGGCGCTCGGACGCATCGCCCCGTCGCCCGTGGTCGACCTCAATCGCGCCGTGGCGATCGCGATGTCGACGGGGCCGGTGTCGGCCTTGCAGGTCGTCGACGAGCTCGCTGCCGCGGGGCGGCTCGCCGGCTATCCCGGACTGCCCGCCGTGCGCGGCGAGTTGCTCGCCAGAATCGGCCGCATCGACGAGGCGCGGTCCGAGCTCGAGCGGGCCGCCCGCATGACGGGAAACGACCGCGAGCGCGACAGCCTGCTCGCCAAGGCCGCGAAGCTCTGA
- a CDS encoding YciI family protein — MKYMLIMRSNDAAVEAYEELDFTEVIAAMGAYNESLIKAGVLLAGEGLADAKEGFVVDFDSTPPVVTDGPYGETKELFNGFWIIQASSPEEAAEWAKRCPLGPGSKLEVRRVNELEDFPQDDEWIQKEAGWREEAENRAR, encoded by the coding sequence GTGAAGTACATGCTGATCATGCGCTCGAACGATGCGGCCGTCGAGGCCTACGAAGAGCTCGATTTCACCGAGGTCATCGCCGCGATGGGCGCCTACAACGAGTCGCTCATCAAGGCCGGCGTACTGCTCGCGGGCGAGGGCCTCGCCGACGCGAAGGAGGGGTTCGTCGTCGACTTCGACTCGACGCCCCCGGTCGTCACCGACGGCCCCTACGGCGAGACCAAGGAGCTCTTCAACGGCTTCTGGATCATCCAGGCCTCGAGCCCCGAAGAGGCTGCCGAGTGGGCGAAGCGCTGCCCGCTGGGCCCGGGCTCGAAGCTCGAGGTGCGTCGCGTCAACGAGCTCGAGGACTTCCCCCAAGACGACGAGTGGATCCAGAAGGAGGCCGGCTGGCGCGAGGAAGCCGAGAACCGGGCTCGCTGA
- a CDS encoding ATP-dependent Clp protease ATP-binding subunit: protein MANMQGAPNSQEEQKSALEQYGVNLTEIAKAGKLDPVIGRDAEIRRVSQVLTRRTKNNPVLIGEPGVGKTAVVEGLAQRIVAGDVAESLKGKQLISLDISALVAGAMYRGQFEERLKAVLKEIDDADGEVITFVDELHLLMGAGGGEGSVAASNMLKPMLARGELRLIGATTLDEYREYIEKDAALERRFQQVYVGEPSVEDTVAILRGLKGRYEAHHGVTITDAALVAAASLSNRYITSRQLPDKAIDLIDEAMSRLKMEIDSSPIEIDQLKREVDRMKIEELALKKEKDDASKERLAKLRESLVGKERELAALEERWSRERMSLNRVGDLKKQLDEAVTARDRAMREADYATASRLEYETIARLQRDLVEAERAESVATDEPRMVNEQVTDEDIAAVIAAWTGIPVGRLLQGETEKLLHLERELGKRLIGQKRAVAAVADAVRRTRAGISDPNRPTGSFLFLGPTGVGKTELARALAEFLFDDERAMVRIDMSEYGEKFSVSRLVGAPPGYVGYDQGGQLTEAVRRRPYSVVLFDEVEKAHPEVFDVLLQVLDDGRLTDGQGRTVDFRNVIMILTSNLGSQYLVDPTLSWEQKEDAVMQAVRQSFKPEFVNRLDDLVVFSALTREELAEIVNLYVDRLSARLHERRLELAVTPDARAWLAERGYDPLYGARPLRRLMQREIDDRLARALLAGDIRDGDAVVVALDASGEALSVQRAER, encoded by the coding sequence GTGGCGAACATGCAAGGCGCACCGAACTCGCAAGAGGAGCAGAAGTCCGCACTCGAGCAGTACGGCGTCAACCTCACCGAGATCGCGAAGGCCGGCAAGCTCGACCCCGTCATCGGGCGTGACGCCGAGATCCGGCGCGTCAGCCAGGTGCTCACGCGCCGCACCAAGAACAACCCGGTGCTCATCGGCGAGCCCGGCGTCGGCAAGACGGCCGTGGTCGAGGGCCTCGCCCAGCGCATCGTCGCGGGCGACGTCGCCGAATCGCTCAAGGGCAAGCAGCTCATCTCGCTCGACATCTCCGCGCTCGTCGCCGGCGCCATGTACCGCGGCCAGTTCGAGGAGCGGCTGAAGGCCGTGCTGAAGGAGATCGACGATGCCGACGGCGAGGTCATCACCTTCGTCGACGAGCTGCACCTGCTCATGGGCGCCGGCGGCGGCGAGGGCTCCGTCGCAGCGTCGAACATGCTGAAGCCGATGCTCGCGCGCGGTGAGCTGCGCCTCATCGGCGCCACCACGCTCGACGAGTACCGCGAGTACATCGAGAAGGATGCCGCGCTCGAGCGCCGCTTCCAGCAGGTGTACGTCGGCGAGCCGTCCGTCGAAGACACGGTCGCGATCCTCCGCGGACTCAAGGGCCGCTACGAGGCCCACCACGGCGTGACGATCACGGATGCCGCACTCGTCGCCGCGGCATCCCTCAGCAATCGCTACATCACGTCGCGCCAGTTGCCCGACAAGGCGATCGACCTCATCGACGAGGCCATGTCGCGCCTCAAGATGGAGATCGATTCGAGCCCGATCGAGATCGACCAGCTCAAGCGCGAGGTCGACCGCATGAAGATCGAGGAGCTCGCCCTCAAGAAGGAGAAGGACGACGCGTCGAAGGAGCGCCTCGCGAAGCTGCGCGAGTCGCTCGTCGGCAAGGAGCGCGAGCTCGCCGCCCTCGAAGAGCGCTGGTCGCGGGAGCGGATGTCGCTGAACCGCGTCGGCGACCTGAAGAAGCAGCTCGACGAGGCGGTGACCGCCCGCGATCGTGCGATGCGCGAGGCCGACTACGCCACGGCGTCGCGGCTCGAGTACGAGACGATCGCACGCCTGCAGCGCGACCTCGTCGAGGCCGAGCGGGCCGAGTCGGTCGCGACCGACGAGCCGCGCATGGTCAACGAGCAGGTCACCGACGAGGACATCGCCGCCGTGATCGCCGCGTGGACCGGCATCCCGGTCGGCCGGCTGCTGCAGGGCGAGACCGAGAAGCTGCTGCACCTCGAGCGCGAGCTCGGCAAGCGGCTCATCGGCCAGAAGCGCGCCGTCGCGGCCGTCGCCGACGCCGTGCGCCGCACGCGTGCGGGCATCAGCGACCCGAACCGCCCGACCGGTTCGTTCCTCTTCCTCGGCCCGACCGGCGTCGGCAAGACCGAGCTCGCCAGGGCGCTCGCCGAGTTCCTCTTCGACGACGAGCGCGCCATGGTGCGCATCGACATGTCGGAGTACGGCGAGAAGTTCTCGGTCTCTCGGCTCGTCGGCGCCCCTCCGGGCTACGTCGGCTATGACCAGGGCGGCCAGCTCACCGAGGCGGTGCGTCGTCGGCCGTACTCCGTGGTGCTCTTCGACGAGGTCGAGAAGGCGCACCCCGAGGTCTTCGACGTGCTGCTGCAGGTGCTCGACGACGGTCGCCTGACCGACGGCCAGGGCCGAACGGTCGACTTCCGCAACGTCATCATGATCCTCACGTCGAACCTCGGCTCGCAGTACCTCGTCGATCCGACCCTCTCGTGGGAGCAGAAGGAGGACGCGGTGATGCAGGCCGTGCGGCAGTCCTTCAAGCCCGAGTTCGTCAACCGGCTCGACGACCTCGTCGTGTTCTCCGCGCTCACGCGGGAGGAGCTCGCCGAGATCGTGAACCTCTACGTCGACCGCCTGTCGGCGAGACTGCACGAGCGGCGACTCGAGCTCGCCGTGACGCCCGATGCCAGGGCCTGGCTCGCCGAGCGCGGCTACGACCCGCTCTACGGCGCGCGCCCGCTGCGCCGCCTCATGCAGCGCGAGATCGACGATCGGCTCGCGCGGGCGCTGCTCGCCGGCGACATCCGCGACGGCGACGCGGTCGTCGTCGCGCTCGACGCCTCGGGCGAGGCGCTCAGCGTGCAGCGGGCCGAGCGGTAG
- a CDS encoding MarR family winged helix-turn-helix transcriptional regulator produces MTPAVPSDGMGVQPMPPRRLVELSSWLLSRAAGLGAGIVGEALAAHGLRRHHFSVLHALAEGGSVSQAELGRRLGLDRSDLHAVLGELEASALIARSPDARDRRRNSVAITTLGRARLVELDGAVDEAQRALLSRLDDGEQAELRRLLLALLGDSIPAPAK; encoded by the coding sequence ATGACCCCGGCGGTCCCTTCCGACGGAATGGGCGTGCAGCCGATGCCGCCCCGCCGGCTCGTCGAGCTGTCGAGCTGGCTGCTCAGCCGCGCGGCCGGCCTCGGCGCCGGCATCGTGGGCGAGGCGCTCGCGGCGCACGGCCTGCGCAGGCACCACTTCTCGGTGCTGCACGCCCTGGCCGAGGGCGGTTCCGTGAGCCAGGCCGAGCTGGGTCGCCGGCTCGGCCTCGATCGCAGCGACCTGCACGCCGTGCTCGGCGAGCTCGAGGCATCCGCCCTCATCGCCCGCTCCCCCGACGCCCGCGACCGGCGTCGCAACAGCGTCGCGATCACGACGCTCGGCCGGGCGCGTCTCGTCGAGCTCGACGGCGCGGTCGACGAGGCGCAGCGGGCGTTGCTCTCGCGGCTCGACGACGGCGAGCAGGCCGAGCTCCGACGGCTGCTGCTCGCGCTGCTCGGCGACTCGATCCCCGCGCCCGCGAAGTGA
- a CDS encoding nuclear transport factor 2 family protein produces MSTATAGAAAPITLDDRVHLTELVSRLGAALDEHRFDVLRELLTEDVTATTPGGTASGRDAVVAQATRNHVGFERLHHVMSNVLVDQGEPDQGARTAEVRANLTAHFAHADGVPVQAIGAVYRFGVRETPSGWRIAELRVAPTWRTGAATVPAAAPAAAPSAA; encoded by the coding sequence ATGAGCACCGCAACTGCAGGGGCCGCAGCCCCGATCACCCTCGATGACCGGGTGCACCTGACTGAACTGGTCTCGCGCCTCGGTGCGGCCCTCGACGAGCACCGCTTCGACGTGCTGCGCGAGCTCCTCACCGAAGACGTCACCGCGACGACGCCCGGCGGCACCGCCTCGGGCCGCGATGCCGTCGTCGCCCAGGCCACGCGCAACCACGTCGGCTTCGAACGCCTGCATCACGTCATGTCGAACGTGCTCGTCGACCAGGGCGAACCCGATCAGGGTGCACGCACCGCCGAGGTCCGGGCGAACCTCACCGCCCACTTCGCCCACGCCGACGGCGTGCCCGTGCAGGCGATCGGCGCGGTCTACCGCTTCGGCGTGCGCGAGACGCCTTCGGGCTGGCGCATCGCCGAGCTGCGGGTCGCGCCGACCTGGCGCACGGGAGCCGCCACCGTCCCAGCCGCCGCCCCGGCCGCAGCACCATCCGCCGCATGA